The sequence below is a genomic window from Lodderomyces elongisporus chromosome 2, complete sequence.
GCATCTGTACCTTCACCTGGGATTCCTGgacaacaagaaacaagattaGCATTTACTCTGCCCGAAGGTACACAATATCGGAACCAAAGTGATGATTGCACCAAAACTAATGGGAATAATGAGAGGCTCACGTCCTCAAACCTCTACGCGAATAATCATCAGCCTGGTCTCTCGTTGCCCCCTTTGCGATCTGCCATTCCATATGATGCGTACTCTTCCACAGGTTCAATGCGAGATACACCCATTTCGTTGTCTGAGCCAACTCATTCATCGTCCAAGAGCTCTAGCACGCCAACAAATTCCGAGCAAACATCAACTTCACAGTTCTCGCATCACAGTTCAAAtgattcttcttcaaaccATGGAGACGGCAATTTCAACCAGTCTCACGCCTTGTCGGCTAGAGCCAATTCATCTAAAGCTCTGCAAACTCAAAGTCGTTATCACCCAgacaacaataaaaattCGACACTAAACCAACATTCTGAAGAATCATCAAAGAGCCCTTCACCTAGAAAAGCGAACAGAAATGGAATTAGGAGGGGAAATAGAAACAATGGCGGCAAAAGTAAGAATACCAATTTGGGTTACGAAAGAGGTTCGAGTAATGAAGATGTGTCTAGTGCCACTTCGGGTGAAAGTTCTTCTGGAGATCAATCGCTTTCGAGTGGTGGTATTAGAGGTGGCAGTAATAGTAGCGGGTTTGGTTCATCTTCCTTTTCAGGAGGGAATTCTGGTAGTGACAGCAGTTCCAAAGACTCGATGCTATCATTGCAAAAAGATTCCGGTGATTCGAGCCACAATTCATCTCGATCGAATTCATCCAATCATATAAATGGAAAATTATTTGCttcaaaacttgaaacACCCATCAAGGATAAGGTcaataccaacaccaatggCAATGCTAACGTCTATACCAAGAGCAACAGTAGAAACAACGCATCCAAAAGTCAAATACACGAATTAATCAACAATAGCTCCAATTCTTCAGCCTCAGAATACGCACTTGAAGAAGGCGGcaatgaagatgaggatGTGTCGATGGATTCGGAACTCGAAGATTGCGGTAGCTGGCGCCAGCATGAAGAATATATGGATGTGGATCAAGATGGCGAGGGAAGAAATTCGCAAGATAActataaattgaaaaagaagaaaatgcacaaaaagaaattgcaTCATAACCCCCACCACTCGTCCTCCACGCAGAGTACAAACTATTTCGATGATGCAGGAAAGTTACCTGTAGATGGTCACAATGTGAATGACAGTAAAACTTTTGCTGCAGCACCGCAAACTTACTACAATAAACTACAATCACCCAAACTTCCTTCAATATCACAATTGCTCACGTCCGACTTTGAATCGAGGGATTCGTCTGTACCACCTGTTTTGTGTGATGATAATGTACCAAAGGAGAAATTACCATCTATTTCAAAAGTTCAAAAATGGAAGGACTATTAAAAGTCTGTTTTTCCGTTGCATTtgtgtttttattttttcttcattttcttgatttttttcttctttttcatccgTTTTTAGTCACGACTTTAATGAATATTTATCTATGAAATAGAATATGAACAAAGCAAATATTTGATTGAAAGTTCTTATTGCTTTTCACAAGAGTTTAAAACTTGAAGGGTATGAAACCCATGTTTTCACAGTTTTCACAGTTTTcactttctttatttttttcttcaataccCTAATTATCTCTATTTATTATCACCgtttccatttcttttgtttttaattaaatttaatttattttaatttattttttcaaatactgTCTCTAAAATTCGGCgtgttttggaaaactgCACCTTTCTTGGGATCTATTTCTACGTAGCTCAAGTAATCATTAGATTTCGATTTCGATCCTGATTCGGGGTTGATTTGAGGTTCAATGAAGACAAGCTTTTCATTTAACTGAGTTATTTCTTCACTATTACTTCCACCGAAGGAACGTCTTGTATCTTTTTGAGTCTGTTTCAAATGGGGACTCGCCTGAATTAGTATATTTCTCGGGCCAACCACTTTCACAAATTCTGCATTACCCAACAAAAATCTACTTAGAATGATAGAAATTCTATTGAAAAATACTTTTTGGTAATGCCAAACCAGTCTTGTCCAGTTGAGAGCCAACTTGCTTCCAAGAACTATCTGATCCCATGCAGATGGTTGGACTAGTACTTGCTTTCCTTGAGGTCTCTCCTCAACATTCAACTTAACCTTTACTTTGTGGTTTTGTTCACCTTCTTGGGGCAAATAcagtgttgttgttacatCGTTCTTTATGATACAATTTTCTAAATCAAACGGGCCGTTAACGGTGACACCCAAAATTGCACTTTTTCTAATCAAGATTTCCTCGTCTTCTGCCAATTGCAACTGGTATACCCCTCCGCTGCCGACAACACCGACATGACCTCTACCACTTAGCAATGTGTACCCAGAATTCCAAAATGACCAGAGCCCCGTTTCGATCCTGCTAATGTTTAAAAACTTGGCCAAACTTTTTGAGATGTATTTTGGTAGTTTATGCATACTTATTGAAAGTGAGTTGCCAGTGTATGCTTGAATGGCAGTTTTGTTTAAAATAGCCCAATCGGATGAACCATCGAGGATCAAATTGGCAAATGATTTCACATCGCCATATTTGCTGGAGGAGCTCaggctgctgctgctactacttATAAGTGTGGAAAATGGCACCGTTGAAATTAGTTTTTGATACGAGAGGATGTGACCGCCATTAAATCTGAATCTATCCCACCATAACGGAAACTCCAATGTATTTCGAATCAATGGTTGTGTTGATGATGTCAGTGAGGAAGTGAACGAAGTGGCcgtggaagaagaagaagaagaagaagatgatgatgatgaagaggaagagcCGTAAGTTGGTGTGGTATTTGATGTTGACTTGAGTCCATAGATTGATGTTAGTGCTCCTCTACGAACGAATAGAGGCACCGATGGGGGCGAATGCACAGTGAGAAGCGTCGGCGGTGTTCCCAATGCTATGAATTCGGCATTTTCCAATGTTTGCAGTATGCTTAATTGCGGAGCGTTTCGGATGTTCCCAGGCTCAGTTGTAGTTTTGTTCAAATTTGTATTAGCAGCAAcattggtggtgttggCCATggtagaaaaagaagggtCAACGGAGGAAGCCGATACTGCGTTCACTACAATTGATCTTTTCAAGGTCCATGTCACAAGACTCAGCACCTTCTGCCGAGATCTTATCATGGTCTAGgtagtgttgttgttgttgttgttgttgttgttgttgttgttgttgttgttgttgttgttgttgttgttgttgttgttgtttttgttgttgttgttgtttctatttatatattcaaCCACGGTTATTCAACACACCACGCAACCTGCAAATTCTCAtgatttaatttaattataatttttagttttctttctttttccttttttctttccctttttttttgttcctcCTTCAGCAGCTTAAATTCAAACAAGCGAGCACAATTACTAGGTTGAAGAGGAGGAGAGGAAAAGGACAGAGAATCAATATTTGCAAGGTTGTATGTCtttataaattttatttttgttgccAAATATAGATCCACATTTTATATATCaatgaatgaaagaaaggTGTTTGTACAATCTTTGCCGAGTCAAAGGCGGGTTGTAGACACTAGTGGATAGTTGTTGATACTGGTAGGATATTCGATAGAAAAATATGCATCGTGTAGCATTCAATCTAGACAAGAGAGGGTTTACCATACCCTTTTAtagcctttttttttcttaattttttctttttttcaaatcctACCACCTATGTCTCGACACTTGTTTGACATATTAATGATGAGAGCAAATCGAATCAATGAAGATAACTCAACTAAGCCAAAGTAAACTAAACAAATCAATTCAAATCAAAGAAGATAAAGCCAATAGGAACAACACCAGTTTGTTGGAACATAAAGAAATACACAACTGCTCTTCAATCTGTGCTTTCAAGTAGTATAGTTTCAATATTTTACTAATTCAATTATTCatttatgtatgtatgtatgtatgtatgtatgtatgtatgtatgtatgtatttCATGatgtcattttcaaataagtaaaaaaaaattattactattactactactactaataataataataataataatgatgatgatgatataaaaaaaaaattagttccctctctctcccccTCTCCCTCTCCTTTCTCTCCCTTCTCTTCGTGCTGCTGTCACCGGTAATTTCAAGCCAACTTCTTTTTGGAGTAAATCTCGTGGATTGTTTGAAACACCAGACTCAACTTGAATTTCCGTACCAAGCCCCATTCCACTATTCTTCTAGGCACAAACGTCAAGACAAATGATAAAAATATGGCCATTCTACCGCGATAGTAGTTTAGTGTGCCACCCAACTGGGCGGTTTCAAAGTCTCCAACGACTTTTTTGGCGTAGATATGTGCGGGCATAGGTTTGTTTCGTGCAGCCATCTGTCTACGTTCGTTAAAGGCAAAGTCTATGCCGGAAACATTGTAAAGCGATGATGGTGGTAGAGACCTCTTGTCCTCGATATCTGTCTTAACGCCTCCAGTCACGATATTGATCACCCTAACACCAAATGGTTTCAACTCCAATCTCAACACTGCTGCGTATTGGTGGATAGCAGCCTTTGTAGCGGAATAAACGCACGAGAATGGAAAAGGGACAATTCCGCTAACGGAGCCAGTAAAGCCAATGACGCCCTTGGCATTGATCAACAAGGGGATAAACTCTCGTACTATTCTCATGGGGCCGTATACGTTGACTTCAAAGCattgttttatttgttcATCAGTAACATCGGTGGCGGGGAATGTACATGATTGGCCTGCATTGTTATAGAGAAAATCCAAATATTCGCTCCCTGTTTGGTTCTTGATGTACTCTTTAGCCTGCTGGACGCTGTTCAAGTCGCTCACGTCTAGCTTGAATATGTTAATTCCGTATTCATCCTTCAACTTTTGCATGGGTTCCAATCTTCTTGCTCCGGCAAATACAATGTACCCTTTTTTGGCAAACTCAATTGCCGTGGCAAAGCCAATTCCCGACGAGGCGCCGGTTACCAAGGCTACTTTTTTTCGATCAGACATTGCAAGTAGGGATCAGGATCAGGATCAGGATCAGACACTGGTATGCAAAACTGGATGGGGAAGGGAgaaagtcaaaaaaaaaaaaaaaaaaaggaaaaagtaaCGTATCAAATAGGGTGTTATGGGAGGACATTTTAGACAAATATAAAGACAAGAAAGACAGggagaataaaaaaaaaataattcgAAAAAACAAGGGGTTAAACtaaatggaaaaagaaaaaataaaattctTAGTGAACTGAAATTGGTATTTGTGACAAAGTGTTATCTTTGCTCCTcgtctttactttttttttttttttcttttggctctctctctctctctctctctctattttttcttttttatcattAAGATTTCTGTATATTGGACCGAGGGATCGAGAGGAGCAAGTAGTATTAGATGCACTAGTTCTTTAACTAGTGAATGAGTGAGTGAGGGGGTAGGTAGCTCTACATAGAAGCGGattattttcctttcccattcttcttcttcttttttttttttcttcttcttctcttcttccgTACTTTCCAAGAGGAAGTGTTCAGGAAACATCATTGGTAAAAAAGTTGGATAATGTGTGTATAGgattacatatatacatagatGGTGCAAGTCTTATTTGGAGTTTGCTAGCACATGCACCAACTCCTTTTCATTGAAATAGTGCATGAATTTCTGCAATTTCTGTCCTTGTTGTTCAATGTGTAGTACGGGCACGTCGTAGCAGTACTTGTCGAACCATTCTTGGTTGTTGGGGTCCATTATGTCGATGTACTTTACTTGGAGATGGTCATTCTCGACTGTGGGGTTGTTTAAGCTTGATTCTAGTATTTGTTTGGCATCCGAGCAGAGTTTGCAAGTATCTTTGGTGAAGAAAGTTACTGAGGTCAATTTTCTTATTGAGTTGATGGAATAAGCATTTCGCAAGAGTGGCGATGTGTTTCTGACTAGCGTGTTGAACATGGCCTTGTAAAAATTAGGGAACTAGATGgagaggagaagaagaagaagaagaagaaggatgGAGATAGAGTGTTGGAAATAAATgaacaataaaataaaataaaaaatttttaaaaaaaaattaaaattttaaaaaatgagaGAGTATGTGTGTAAGTGTGTGTGGTTGTCTATGTAGGTAATAAGTAGTCACGTGATAGTgactattcttttcttttcttttttttttttttctttttttttttttttttctatggGAATATTGTGGGGTTCGTATGTCCAGTGTATACGTCAAGTCGTCAATAGTAGGtagaaatgtttttgttgatatttttttttttttttttgaactATTATTAGTTGCAGAGAACTTGTGGAAAATTTTATCTCTTCAAAAGGCAAAGGGCGAAACATCAAATGGAGTATTGAATATGCACAATTCATCACATTTGTGTgtaagtgtgtgtgtacgTATGTGTGTAAGTGTGCGAgcgtttgtttgtttgtttgtttgtttgtgtgtttaaTGTGGAATTGGTACAAGTACGAAATTGCGTGATAGTAAGAGAGCTTCAAACTCCGACACCCTGTACTTTTCCACTATTACAAAGCTCGTAAGTTGTCTGCACATCAtggggtttttttttttgctttttgttttctaaaTATTACCTCTTCCCTTCTTTAATATATCATACAGTGTAATTCTATTGTGAATATCGTTGTCGCCTAATGCAAAGTCTCAAGCCTCTAGACGCGCTTAGCATGTCTTGTTAGCATGTCTATTAAGGTGTTGTGATGTAAGGTATTTTATGTGTCTAGGGGAGGGTGGGAGGGGGGACGGTTTGTGGGTTATAGGTGTGGGGCTCCTGCTGTCACATTGTTGATCGGCATTCGGAgttttaaaaacaaaaaaaaaaataaattagattttatatttatatgcTCAATTTGGTTTTGTGTCAAAATTTCATCTgctgttgttctttttttatttttttttgccccaACACTATTTGCTacaaaaagtgaaaagaaaagaaaagaaaaaaatatatactaGATGACCCCCCccctgctgctgctgctgctgctgctgcaaacaaaaactaaACAGAGACCAGTAGCTTTATACTGTACAAGGAAATCAATGCACTTGTGTATGTAACATCTGTCCTTCTTATATAAACTTATAGAGACACCACTAATAAGCAACTCCCTTTATTTCTCCACCAACTGTGGGATGGAGAtgtaattttaattttccaGTTTTCGTTCCACCCCATCCCCCAACAAACACACTTACACACGAGGAAAAAAACTAtagagaataaaaaaataaaaagaaaaaaaaaaaaaaaaagaaacaaatttcTCTTATTAGCTGCTGGCCGATACTTGTCATCACcaccaagaaaaaaaataaaaaaaaaaacagagaataaaaaacacacacacacacacacaatattttattctttattcttttttgtgcCTATGtctattttatttagtGCTGAGTACATCTCAATATCACACCGACAAACATTACCCCCACTCCACCTCCGTCACTGATACTTctgccaccaccacaaccatcaccttcaccaccaccacaacctgcagcttttttttttttaatcaatATGCCCCACCTCCCACATTTTCTATTGTTATTCACTCTACTCTGctccctttctttctttcttttctttttttttttttttcaaaaataaattaaacaaaaaaaaaaaaaagagcaaaattTAAACAATCTCAAACTCtggtttatataaataccaATCAATTCTCCCAATAACACACCTTATACACTTGGAATTGCCATACCCAAATTCAAATATCCCAAAACCAACCAGTCAATCACATTAGACTACACTACACTACACTACACTACACAAATCACATCTGCCAcattatattcttttttattattttttttttttttcttattgttCGTTCCATTTacttatttattatttatccTTCCcatcaaagaaaagaaaaaaaaaattcttttgcttctattttattttcctctttGGTTTTCAATAATATAAGcaacttttttcttgatttttatTCATACTTTATACAAGTATAcataaacacacacacacacacatacacacacacacacacatacacacacatatataaatatatatatatatatttcccTTTCCCCGCCGCGCCACTTTTAGTACAAGATGACTTCTGTATCTTCATCCtccaacaaaacaaacaactcCATAGAAGACCACGACCACCACACCGACAAGGTAAACAAAATCCAGTATGCCGGCGACAACCAAGAGTacgtcatcatcaacagACAAAAGTACTACAGACATGAGTTGATGGCCGCCTTTGGTGGTTACTTGAACCCGGGTGCCTCTCCATACCCAAAGATCAACATCAACCCCGCCCCACTCGGCTTGTCCGCTTTCGCTACCACCACTTTTGTCTTGAGCTTGATCAATGCTCAAGCAATGGGCATCACAGTGCCCAACGTGGTTGTCTCGTTGGCTTGCTTTTATGGAGGTGCAGTACAATTCCTCGCTGGATGCATCGAATTTGTCACTGGTAACACATTTGGTTTCACTGCACTTACATCCTACGGTGCATTTTGGTTGAGCTACGCAGCAATCTTTATCGAAAGCTTTGACATTGCAGCCTCATACACTGACTCACAAGAACTCGAAAATGCCGTGGGCTTCTTTTTGATAGGCTGGGCCATCTTCACATTGATTTTATTCTTGAACACCTTGAAATCAACCGTTGCATTTAGCagccttttctttttcttgtttgtcACTTTTTTGCTCCTCGGAGGTGGCGCCTTTTCAGGCCACGTTGGAGTCACACGCGCTGGAGGTGTCATTGGAGTCATCACCGCCTTTATCGCTTGGTACAATGCATTCGCCGGTACCGCCACACGCTACAACTCGTACATCACCGCAAGACCAATCCCATTGCCAGGAAATTTCCTTTCTCACAAATGAGAACACCCTAGTGTCTCGTATTTCGAAATCGGGAATTGactatttatttatatttgaTGAACCCTTTATAATCTTGTTGCTTTGAGACTCTTTAGCTTCTCTTCTTACTTTAATTGTGCCAACTTTATTCTACAGctctatttctttattactacgactattattattattattattattattattttttttttaatattattattaatatcatcattattattataattattattataattattattatgattaatattatgattattattatgattATTGAATAATATTTGTCAGCTCATAATCAACATTTTGCGACAAATTTTCTAGTATTgccctttttgtttttagaACCATTCTGAATTCACTCTACTACTTTATTctctgctacagccacaccccatttggcagcacccatttggttttttgttatgaagcatttggtagcgtttacaattgcacacgcccttctgttcccctcacttcctcgcgggttttgcaaccaaaatgtatatggcataacacaatttacttgttagtctccaaccacaaggcgtggcgagagggctacttggtgaagtataaatatccacaaacaaaacccttgtgacctcaaacctttttttaccctttttttttcttcttttccttctttttttccttcttttccttcttctttcgccagaagtaaacccacaaccaaagtctcactacgttttaaacaagtcagactttacctgttagtttacttaattaaatcttaaaatgaaatttttcaaaaagctTTTTAACACCGCCTCCAAGTCAAAGGAGGCAGAACCAGCCGAACGCAATGTTCGGTATCCAATTCCAGGGGAGACATCAGGCTCACCAGTATCGGCTCCTTCACCGGCTACAGGGTCGGAAACCTTCTACGAGGTAGATTTAGGCGCTGAAGAcgtggaggaaaagaagctggTGAGGAGACAATTCCCCCTGTTTAGACCATTTGGATGGTTTAAAGAGAGGagagaggagaaggagttaGCTGAAAGGGTTCTTTTGGCTAAGGGGATGGTTGCCGGCATTCGTGCGTTGCATCCcaacagaaagaagaagaagaagatgaataacaacaacaacaacaacaacaacaacaacaacctcaacaacaacctcaacaacaacaacaacaacaacaacaacaacaacaacaacaacaacaacaacaacaacaacaacctcaacaacaacaacaacaacaacaacaacaacaacaacaacaacaacaacaacaacaacaacaacaacaacaacaacaacaacaacaacaacaacaacaacaacaacaacaacaacaacaacaacaacaacctcaacaacaacaacaacaacaacaacaacaacaacaacaacaacaacaacagctgcaAACCTTTCACATACGGAAAGTTTGTAGCAAACGTAGAGTCATACTGTCCTCGACTGTGTCAGGAAATCAGAGCTTCAATGGGCTTCTCGGATTCCGAATACGTACAGTCCATTTCTCAAGGACTCACAAAACTTGAGAATGGAAATTACAAATCGGGTGATAGGAAGTTTATTGTACACCGGGtcacaaagagagaatttgaaaatgtgatCAGGTGGCTCCCTGAAATACTTGGCGAGGACGAGTATGAGTCGCTACTTATACCTGTCCTTCAATTAGTCGAGATGCAGTTAAAGACGaaaaccaaatacttcGTTGTAACACGCAATCTCGACTATAGGACAGAGTTTTTATTGGAATACAAGTTTTCCCGGAATGGCAAGGAATCTGCTATATCACGTCGCCATCCCAACAATTTCAGGCTCACAGAAACTCGGAAGTTCCCAGAAAATGAGGCTTGGGATTGGTGGGATAATTATCGCTTTTTAGAAGACGTATCTTTTCTAGCtgccaaagaaagatacgGCTTCAAGTTTGTAATATGTGCTGCATATGCAGATGATGGGGACCATAGAGTTTGGTattatattgatgattggttTAAAGACAGTCCAAGCGGGGTCTCTCGATTAGGTCAGAGTAGGCGCAAATTGTCTGAGAAGTATGCTCTTTGGATttacaatcttttcaattttcatttgaacCTGGTGGAAGGtccattgaagatgaaggactTTGATCGCATATATCAACGtcctagaaaagaaaaatcctTTATTCAGAGAAAGTTGGCCGAAATGTTTTGCTGCGATCTGAGACCCTCAAGCTCTGAATCAATCTGAAGGAGTCGAGCTCTTTCTTAGCCCATCTTCTACccattcatcttcaacctaatcactggtgctaattgcagacaaaaaatgaaaagcaaaccCGTGTGGCTgatattcctactgctattcctgctattcctgctattcctactgctatttctattgctattcctactgctatttctactgctatttctactgctatttctactgctatttctactgctatttctactgctatttctactgatatccctactgctattcctgctgctttttctgatgttacctctgttgctgcttcacggatgactatatcacaaacccaaccatgatcccaaagcagggggagcccactgacctctgctaccgtttcccatagcctaccacaacattgcactagtgtatctgctgactcacacatttattctgaacttggcagatcctgcgacaaaatggcgcctttgtcgtatgatcttgtacggggaacgaaaaatgtcgaggacgcatatgcactaggagtatcaacaaggcacagcgggatcatataatcacaggttgagttgtataagtcaccgtgcaagttgtttcagatggtgcagaagtaGAGCTTGCGGAATCTACTTTCGTTTTCGggatttgtttatgttacattaaatcattgtttgctcgtgaaGTAATAGtattactaccactactactactactaccaccaccaccaccactactactaccaccaccaccactactactactactattaccaccactaccaccactactactactaccaccaccactactactactactaccaccactaccaccactaccaccactaccaccaccaccattactacGACCGCTatcaccactaatatttatcatatttattatacttaacatatttatcatagtgtgtgctatccagtgtcgaccaaacttaaaccatgccattcaaatttgtcaaggatgtttctggtgttacttctggtgttacttctggtgttacttctggtgttacttctggtgttacttctggtgttacttctggtgctacttctggtgttacttctggtgttacttctggtgttacttctggtgttatttctggtggtgttgctgatgctgttgctgatgctgttcctgctattgctgtttctactattgatgttgctgctccatgg
It includes:
- the AIM24 gene encoding Altered inheritance of mitochondria protein 24, mitochondrial yields the protein MIRSRQKVSSLVTWTLKRSIVVNAVSASSVDPSFSTMANTTNVAANTNLNKTTTEPGNIRNAPQLSISQTLENAEFIALGTPPTLLTVHSPPSVPLFVRRGALTSIYGLKSTSNTTPTYGSSSSSSSSSSSSSSSTATSFTSSSTSSTQPLIRNTLEFPLWWDRFRFNGGHILSYQKLISTVPFSTLISSSSSSSSSSSKYGDVKSFANLILDGSSDWAILNKTAIQAYTGNSLSISMHKLPKYISKSLAKFLNISRIETGLWSFWNSGYTLLSGRGHVGVVGSGGVYQLQLAEDEEILIRKSAILGVTVNGPFDLENCIIKNDVTTTSYLPQEGEQNHKVKVKLNVEERPQGKQVLVQPSAWDQIVLGSKLALNWTRSVWHYQKVFFNRISIILSRFLLGNAEFVKVVGPRNILIQASPHLKQTQKDTRRSFGGSNSEEITQLNEKLVFIEPQINPESGSKSKSNDYLSYVEIDPKKGAVFQNTPNFRDSI
- the AYR1 gene encoding NADPH-dependent 1-acyl dihydroxyacetone phosphate reductase → MSDRKKVALVTGASSGIGFATAIEFAKKGYIVFAGARRLEPMQKLKDEYGINIFKLDVSDLNSVQQAKEYIKNQTGSEYLDFLYNNAGQSCTFPATDVTDEQIKQCFEVNVYGPMRIVREFIPLLINAKGVIGFTGSVSGIVPFPFSCVYSATKAAIHQYAAVLRLELKPFGVRVINIVTGGVKTDIEDKRSLPPSSLYNVSGIDFAFNERRQMAARNKPMPAHIYAKKVVGDFETAQLGGTLNYYRGRMAIFLSFVLTFVPRRIVEWGLVRKFKLSSVFQTIHEIYSKKKLA
- the mug86_3 gene encoding Meiotically up-regulated protein 86 protein translates to MTSVSSSSNKTNNSIEDHDHHTDKVNKIQYAGDNQEYVIINRQKYYRHELMAAFGGYLNPGASPYPKININPAPLGLSAFATTTFVLSLINAQAMGITVPNVVVSLACFYGGAVQFLAGCIEFVTGNTFGFTALTSYGAFWLSYAAIFIESFDIAASYTDSQELENAVGFFLIGWAIFTLILFLNTLKSTVAFSSLFFFLFVTFLLLGGGAFSGHVGVTRAGGVIGVITAFIAWYNAFAGTATRYNSYITARPIPLPGNFLSHK